The proteins below come from a single Sorghum bicolor cultivar BTx623 chromosome 4, Sorghum_bicolor_NCBIv3, whole genome shotgun sequence genomic window:
- the LOC110435131 gene encoding uncharacterized protein LOC110435131 isoform X1, whose translation MVKGSSRMDKQNTGMILSSTSDASNSKGTVMMAVLQHFMKKEAKLKKQIEASKLRGEELKAREKNFDPKLVRMMNGDFEGIGLEELKNYHDKLVEIQSMIRDQLN comes from the exons ATGGTGAAGGGTTCATCGAGAATGGATAAACAGAACACTGGTATGATCTTATCATCGACCA GTGATGCTAGCAATAGCAAAGGCACTGTTATGATGGCTGTACTGCAACATTTCATGAAAAAGGAAGCAAAGCTGAAGAAACAGATAGAGGCTTCAAAACTCCGAGGTGAGGAGCTGAAGGCCCGGGAGAAGAATTTTGATCCAAAACTGGTGCGCATGATGAATGGCGACTTTGAGGGAATAGGATTGGAGGAGTTGAAAAATTACCATGACAAGTTAGTTGAAATACAGTCCATGATTCGTGACCAACTCAACTAA
- the LOC110435131 gene encoding uncharacterized protein LOC110435131 isoform X2, with product MVKGSSRMDKQNTGDASNSKGTVMMAVLQHFMKKEAKLKKQIEASKLRGEELKAREKNFDPKLVRMMNGDFEGIGLEELKNYHDKLVEIQSMIRDQLN from the exons ATGGTGAAGGGTTCATCGAGAATGGATAAACAGAACACTG GTGATGCTAGCAATAGCAAAGGCACTGTTATGATGGCTGTACTGCAACATTTCATGAAAAAGGAAGCAAAGCTGAAGAAACAGATAGAGGCTTCAAAACTCCGAGGTGAGGAGCTGAAGGCCCGGGAGAAGAATTTTGATCCAAAACTGGTGCGCATGATGAATGGCGACTTTGAGGGAATAGGATTGGAGGAGTTGAAAAATTACCATGACAAGTTAGTTGAAATACAGTCCATGATTCGTGACCAACTCAACTAA
- the LOC8077657 gene encoding mediator of RNA polymerase II transcription subunit 11 isoform X2 codes for MIPQSQSSSLQRLQLVEKRIVRVLELAGAVMEELGNSQGPRNDAVAAHCREFMIAMKEIQTTLREEIKSACEYRPFEKCDYNARIANEICCKKLEYVIEKLDTMQQNLEQSMDDV; via the exons ATGATTCCCCAGAGCCAGAGCAGCTCCCTGCAGCGCCTTCAACTCGTCGAGAAG CGGATAGTGCGGGTGCTGGAGCTTGCGGGAGCGGTGATGGAGGAGCTGGGGAACTCTCAGGGCCCTCGCAACGATGCAGTCGCCGCGCACTGCCGCGAGTTCATGATCGCTATGAAG GAAATTCAAACAACGTTGCGTGAGGAAATCAAAAGTGCTTGTGAATATCGTCCATTTGAAAAGTGTGATTATAATGCAAGGATTGCTAATGAGATATGCTGCAAGAAGCTGGAGTATGTAATTGAGAAGTTGGATACCATGCAACAGAACCTTGAACAGAGCATGGATGATGTTTAG
- the LOC8077657 gene encoding mediator of RNA polymerase II transcription subunit 11 isoform X1, translating to MIPQSQSSSLQRLQLVEKVTVRTPISVVVISVPYAGWMFVVRVQRIVRVLELAGAVMEELGNSQGPRNDAVAAHCREFMIAMKEIQTTLREEIKSACEYRPFEKCDYNARIANEICCKKLEYVIEKLDTMQQNLEQSMDDV from the exons ATGATTCCCCAGAGCCAGAGCAGCTCCCTGCAGCGCCTTCAACTCGTCGAGAAGGTAACGGTCCGCACCCCGATCTCGGTGGTTGTCATTTCGGTTCCTTACGCTGGCTGGATGTTTGTTGTGCGTGTGCAGCGGATAGTGCGGGTGCTGGAGCTTGCGGGAGCGGTGATGGAGGAGCTGGGGAACTCTCAGGGCCCTCGCAACGATGCAGTCGCCGCGCACTGCCGCGAGTTCATGATCGCTATGAAG GAAATTCAAACAACGTTGCGTGAGGAAATCAAAAGTGCTTGTGAATATCGTCCATTTGAAAAGTGTGATTATAATGCAAGGATTGCTAATGAGATATGCTGCAAGAAGCTGGAGTATGTAATTGAGAAGTTGGATACCATGCAACAGAACCTTGAACAGAGCATGGATGATGTTTAG
- the LOC8079439 gene encoding GDSL esterase/lipase At2g42990 — MAPPTCRSGAEAALLLLLLLLTTTSSVARAAAPRVPAVIVFGDSTVDTGNNNQIPTPLRADFPPYGRDMPGGPRATGRFGNGRLPPDLISEALGLPPLVPAYLDRAYGIDDFARGVCFASAGTGIDNATAGVLSVIPLWKEVEYYEEYQRRLRARVGSSRAAAIVRGALHVVSIGTNDFLENYFLPLATGRFAQFTPPEFEDFLVAGARQFLARIHRLGARRVTFAGLAAIGCLPLERTTNALRGGGCVEEYNDVARSFNAKLQAMVRGLRDEFPRLRLAYISVYENFLDLITNPEKFGLENVEEGCCATGRFEMGFMCNDDAPLTCDDASKYLFWDAFHPTEKVNRLMANHTLQVCYQQGVL; from the exons ATGGCGCCGCCGACCTGCCGTTCCGGGGCCGAAgcggcgctgctgctgctgcttctgctGCTGACGACGACGAGCAGCGTCGCGCGGGCCGCGGCGCCGCGGGTGCCGGCGGTGATCGTGTTCGGGGACTCGACGGTGGACACGGGCAACAACAACCAGATCCCCACCCCGCTGCGCGCCGACTTCCCGCCCTACGGCCGCGACATGCCGGGCGGGCCGCGCGCCACCGGCCGGTTCGGCAACGGGCGGCTGCCCCCGGACCTCATCTCCGAGGCGCTCGGCCTGCCGCCGCTCGTGCCGGCCTACCTTGACCGGGCCTACGGCATCGACGACTTCGCGCGCGGCGTCTGCTTCGCGTCCGCGGGCACCGGCATCGACAACGCCACCGCCGGAGTCCTG TCAGTGATCCCGCTGTGGAAGGAGGTGGAGTACTACGAGGAGTACCAGCGCCGTCTCCGCGCGCGCGTGGGTTCGTCCCGCGCCGCGGCCATCGTCCGCGGCGCGCTCCACGTGGTGAGCATCGGCACCAACGACTTCCTGGAGAACTACTTCCTGCCGCTGGCCACGGGGCGGTTCGCGCAGTTCACGCCGCCCGAGTTCGAGGACTTCCTCGTCGCCGGCGCGCGGCAGTTCCTGGCGCGGATCCACCGCCTCGGCGCGCGCAGGGTCACCTTCGCGGGGCTCGCCGCCATCGGCTGCCTGCCGCTCGAGCGCACCACCAACGCgctccgcggcggcggctgcgtCGAGGAGTACAACGACGTGGCTAGGAGCTTCAACGCCAAGCTGCAGGCCATGGTGCGCGGCCTGAGGGACGAGTTCCCCAGGCTCAGGCTCGCATACATCTCCGTCTACGAGAACTTCCTCGACCTCATCACAAACCCGGAAAAGTTTG GGCTGGAGAACGTGGAGGAGGGGTGCTGCGCGACAGGTAGGTTCGAGATGGGGTTCATGTGCAACGACGACGCGCCGCTCACCTGCGACGACGCCAGCAAGTACCTTTTCTGGGACGCCTTCCACCCCACGGAGAAAGTGAACAGGCTCATGGCCAACCACACCCTCCAAGTGTGCTACCAACAAGGCGTCCTGTAA